A genomic segment from Salvia splendens isolate huo1 chromosome 13, SspV2, whole genome shotgun sequence encodes:
- the LOC121761975 gene encoding clustered mitochondria protein-like isoform X1: MAGKSNRGKNCKGLQQSAENPSEPPISSGAPINGSSPASEANGDKSLSESLETKPEVKEQDNTSEQHQTKQDEVHLYPVPVKTQGGEKLELQLSPGDSVMDVRQFLLDAPETCFMTCYDLLLHTKEGSVHHLEDYNEISEVADITSGSCFLEMVAALYDDRSIRAHVHRTRDLLSLLTLHSSLSTTLALQHETGRNTANNKADTVKAEVPELDNLDFMENVTSSLTSLLSSPSKEIKCVESIVFSSFNPPPSYRRLSGDLIYLDVVILEGNKYCITGTTKSFYVNSSAENILDSRPNRAASEATTLVGLLQKISPKFKKAFREILERKALAHPFENVQSLLPPHTWLGLYPVPEHKRDAARAENSLTLSFGSELIGMQRDWNEELQACREFPHATHQERILRDRALYKVTSDFVDAATSGAIGVISRCIPPINPTDPECFHMYVHNNIFFSFAIDADLEELAQRRPSEELRKAESTAQCQTYSDKNEEILSQAALSESTVGGSVPHAGTVNGTEASPDVPAETPLAESEQATYASANNDLKGTKAFQEANVPGLYSLAMAIIDYRGHRVVAQSVLPGILQGDKSDSLLYGSVDNGKTICWSEDFHTKVLEASKRLHLKEHTVLDGSGNAVKLAAPVECKGIVGSDDRHYLLDLMRVTPRDANYNGPGSRFCILRPELITAFCHAEAGEKSSPGCESQEENPVASDSLGADNGDESVKLEENAESATTDSQLQSQDAVDGEKQNIDECGCHFNGKDATKEILFNPNVFTEFKLSGNPEEIAADEENVRKASLYLKDVALPKFIHDLCTLEVSPMDGQTLTEALHAHGINVRYIGRVAEGTRHMPHLWDLCSNEVIVRSAKHVIKDALRDTADHDIGHAASHYLNCFAGKVQGVSAKGVANSTHTKNHKKGQSAHHASGKSSKAQAKSKSGDYMKKKQSLFLSFTSDSLWADIQEFAKLKYQFELPEDARNQVKKFSVIRNLCQKVGLTITARKYDFGAATPFQVSDILNMQPVVKYFIPISSEAKDLVEKGKVQLSEGMLSEAYVLFSEAFTILQQVTGPMHREVANCCRYLAMVLYHAGDMAGAILQQHKELIINERCLGLGHPDTAHSYGNMALFYHGLNQTELALRHMSRALLLLSLSSGPDHPDVAATFINVAMMYQDIGKMDTALRYLQEALKKNERLLGEEHIQTAVCYHALAIAFNCMGAFKLCHQHEKKTYDILLKQLGEDDSRTKDSQNWMNTFKMRELQANAQKQKGQALDPTSAQKAIDMIKAHPDLLQAFQAAAVAGSSSNTSVVGKKSLNGARGLDERAKKKAAAKALLVSRHGSPAQASLPTSNIINPGAPPPPEVAVNEATNGGKKESDESSNGVLGHEAKPGQQDQAPVGLGTGLAALDAKKRKTKSKGKVKAEISN, translated from the exons ATGGCGGGAAAGTCGAATAGGGGAAAGAACTGTAAAGGGTTGCAGCAGAGTGCTGAGAATCCATCAGAACCGCCCATCTCTTCGGGTGCTCCCATAAATGGTAGCTCCCCTGCTTCAGAGGCCAATGGAGATAAAAGCTTGAGTGAATCATTAGAAACAAAGCCGGAGGTGAAGGAACAGGATAACACATCAGAGCAGCATCAAACGAAGCAAG ATGAGGTTCACCTATATCCTGTTCCTGTGAAAACACAAGGAGGAGAGAAGCTGGAGCTGCAG TTAAGCCCTGGAGATTCTGTAATGGATGTAAGGCAGTTTCTTCTTGATGCCCCAGAGACATGTTTTATGACTTGCTATGACTTGTTACTGCACACAAAGGAAGGTTCTGTTCACCATCTAGAAGATTACAACGAGATCTCCGAGGTTGCTGATATTACTTCCGGGAGCTGCTTCTTGGAAATGGTTGCTG CATTATATGATGATCGATCCATCAGAGCTCATGTTCATCGAACAAGAGACCTACTTTCTCTTTTGACCTTACATTCTTCGTTATCGACAACACTTGCACTACAACATGAAACAGGTCGAAACACAGCTAATAATAAAGCAG ATACTGTGAAAGCTGAAGTGCCAGAACTTGATAATTTGGATTTTATGGAGAACGTTACCAGTTCACTTACTAGTTTGCTGTCATCTCCTTCCAAAGAGATCAAATGTGTTGAAAGTATTgttttctcttcatttaatcCACCTCCAAGCTACAGAAG GCTTTCTGGAGACTTGATTTATTTGGACGTGGTGATACTGGAAGGAAATAAATATTGCATTACAGGAACAACAAAAAGTTTCTATGTTAACTCCAGCGCTGAGAATATTCTTGACTCAAGGCCAAACAGAGCTGCTTCAGAAGCTACAACCCTTGTTGGTCTTTTGCAAAAGATTAGTCCTAAGTTCAAAAAAG CTTTCCGtgaaatcttggagagaaaggcCTTGGCACATCCCTTTGAGAATGTTCAGTCTCTGTTGCCACCACATACATGGCTTGGCCTGTATCCTGTCCCTG AACACAAACGTGATGCAGCCAGAGCAGAAAACTCTCTGACACTTTCTTTTGGAAGTGAGTTGATCGGCATGCAGAGAGATTGGAATGAAGAGCTGCAGGCTTGCCGGGAGTTCCCCCATGCAACCCATCAGGAGAG GATCCTGAGAGATAGAGCTCTTTACAAAGTTACTTCTGATTTTGTTGATGCGGCAACTAGCGGTGCTATTGGAGTGATTAGCAGATGCATTCCACCTATTAATCCAACAGATCCGGAATGCTTTCATAT GTATGTACACAACAACATATTCTTCAGTTTTGCTATTGATGCGGACCTTGAGGAGTTGGCCCAAAGGCGGCCGTCAGAAGAGCTCCGTAAAGCTGAAAGCACAGCCCAATGTCAGACTTATTCTGATAAAAATGAAGAGATTCTATCACAAGCAGCATTGAGTGAATCAACTGTGGGTGGATCTGTTCCACATGCAGGAACTGTAAATGGCACTGAGGCATCCCCTGATGTGCCTGCAGAGACTCCTTTGGCTGAAAGTGAGCAAGCCACATATGCAAGTGCTAATAATGATTTAAAAGGCACAAAGGCCTTCCAGGAAGCTAATGTTCCTGGGTTATACAGTCTTGCTATGGCCATTATTGATTACAGAGGTCACAGGGTGGTAGCACAG AGTGTTTTGCCCGGAATTCTCCAAGGTGATAAATCAGACTCCCTTCTATATGGTTCTGTTGACAATGGCAAGACAATTTGCTGGAGTGAAGATTTTCATACCAAG GTTCTGGAAGCTTCTAAACGACTGCATCTGAAGGAACACACTGTACTTGATGGGTCTGGTAATGCTGTCAAGCTAGCTGCTCCAGTTGAGTGTAAGGGCATTGTTGGCAGTGATGACAG GCACTACCTTCTGGATTTGATGAGGGTCACTCCCCGTGATGCAAACTACAATGGACCTGGTTCCAGATTTTGTATTTTGAGGCCTGAACTTATAACTGCTTTTTGCCAT GCTGAGGCAGGTGAGAAGTCAAGCCCTGGGTGTGAATCGCAAGAAGAGAATCCTGTTGCTTCTGATTCTTTGGGTGCCGATAATGGTGACGAATCTGTGAAATTGGAGGAAAATGCTGAATCAGCAACAACTGATTCACAGTTACAG TCACAGGATGCCGTAGATGGTGAAAAGCAGAATATTGACGAATGTGGTTGTCACTTCAATGGAAAAGATGCAACCAAGGAGATTCTGTTCAATCCTAATGTCTTTACTGAATTCAAGCTATCTGGGAATCCAGAG GAGATAGCTGCAGACGAAGAAAATGTGCGAAAAGCAAGTTTATATCTAAAAGATGTTGCCTTGCCTAAATTCATACATGATCTTTGCACCCTTGAAGTTTCACCTATGGATGGACAAACTTTGACAGAAGCACTTCATGCACATGGCATTAATGTTCGGTATATCGGACGG GTAGCTGAGGGGACCAGGCATATGCCTCATTTGTGGGATCTTTGTTCCAATGAGGTCATCGTCAGATCTGCTAAGCATGTTATTAAG GATGCTTTAAGAGACACAGCAGATCATGATATCGGGCATGCTGCGTCACATTATTTGAACTGTTTTGCTGGAAAAGTTCAGGGTGTGTCTGCCAAAGGTGTTGCAAACAGTACACACACCAAAAACCACAAAAAG GGTCAATCAGCTCATCATGCTTCAGGAAAATCTTCCAAAGCACAAGCTAAGTCAAAAAGTGGAGACTATATGAAAAAAAAGCAGTCCTTGTTTTTGAGCTTTACCTCGGATAGTTTATGGGCTGACATTCAGGAATTTGCAAAACTCAAGTACCAG TTTGAGTTACCGGAGGATGCAAGGAACCAGGTGAAGAAATTTTCAGTAATACGAAATCTTTGCCAAAAG GTTGGATTGACCATTACTGCTCGCAAGTATGATTTTGGTGCTGCCACACCTTTCCAAGTTTCAGATATACTGAATATGCAACCGGtggtaaaatattttattccaaTCAGTTCAGAAGCCAAAGATCTGGTTGAAAAGGGCAAAGTTCAATTGTCAGAG GGAATGCTTAGCGAGGCATATGTGCTATTTTCGGAGGCTTTCACAATTCTTCAGCAG GTGACGGGTCCAATGCATCGAGAAGTTGCAAATTGTTGCAG ATACTTAGCCATGGTCTTGTATCACGCTGGAGACATGGCTGGAGCGATACTGCAACAGCACAAGGAACTTATAATAAATGAACGCTGCCTTGGATTAGGCCACCCTGATACTGCTCACAG TTACGGGAACATGGCTCTCTTTTACCATGGTCTGAACCAAACAGAGCTTGCATTGCGCCATATGTCACGGGCATTGCTTCTTTTAAGTTTGTCATCTGGACCAGATCACCCTGATGTTGCTGCTACATTCATAAATGTCGCCATGATGTACCAAGATATCGGGAAAATGGATACAGCCCTTAGATACTTGCAAGAAGCGCTGAAAAAGAATGAACGACTGCTAGGAGAGGAACATATTCAGACTGCTGTGTGTTATCATGCTTTGGCAATTGCATTCAACTGTATGGGAGCATTTAAGCTTTGTCACCAG CACGAAAAGAAAACATATGATATTCTTCTCAAACAACTTGGTGAGGACGACTCTAGGACGAAGGACTCTCAGAACTGGATGAATACTTTCAAAATGCGTGAACTGCAA GCTAATGCGCAAAAGCAGAAAGGACAGGCTTTGGATCCAACTTCTGCACAGAAGGCTATTGATATGATTAAG GCACATCCAGACCTATTACAAGCATTTCAAGCAGCTGCAGTTGCTGGGAGTTCTAGTAATACTAGTGTTGTTGGAAAGAAATCTTTAAATGGTGCGAGGGGTTTGGATGAAAGAGCGAAGAAGAAAGCAGCAGCAAAGGCTCTTTTAGTAAGTAGGCATGGTAGTCCTGCACAGGCTTCACTGCCAACCTCTAACATCATAAACCCAGGAGCGCCTCCTCCTCCTGAGGTTGCCGTAAACGAGGCCACTAATGGAGGGAAGAAAGAATCTGACGAATCCTCAAATGGAGTGCTAGGTCATGAAGCCAAGCCAGGTCAGCAAGATCAGGCTCCGGTTGGATTAGGCACGGGATTGGCTGCTTTAGACGCCAAGAAGCGGAAAACAAAATCCAAAGGGAAAGTGAAAGCCGAGATATCTAACTGA
- the LOC121761975 gene encoding clustered mitochondria protein-like isoform X2, with protein MAGKSNRGKNCKGLQQSAENPSEPPISSGAPINGSSPASEANGDKSLSESLETKPEVKEQDNTSEQHQTKQDEVHLYPVPVKTQGGEKLELQLSPGDSVMDVRQFLLDAPETCFMTCYDLLLHTKEGSVHHLEDYNEISEVADITSGSCFLEMVAALYDDRSIRAHVHRTRDLLSLLTLHSSLSTTLALQHETGRNTANNKADTVKAEVPELDNLDFMENVTSSLTSLLSSPSKEIKCVESIVFSSFNPPPSYRRLSGDLIYLDVVILEGNKYCITGTTKSFYVNSSAENILDSRPNRAASEATTLVGLLQKISPKFKKAFREILERKALAHPFENVQSLLPPHTWLGLYPVPEHKRDAARAENSLTLSFGSELIGMQRDWNEELQACREFPHATHQERILRDRALYKVTSDFVDAATSGAIGVISRCIPPINPTDPECFHMYVHNNIFFSFAIDADLEELAQRRPSEELRKAESTAQCQTYSDKNEEILSQAALSESTVGGSVPHAGTVNGTEASPDVPAETPLAESEQATYASANNDLKGTKAFQEANVPGLYSLAMAIIDYRGHRVVAQSVLPGILQGDKSDSLLYGSVDNGKTICWSEDFHTKVLEASKRLHLKEHTVLDGSGNAVKLAAPVECKGIVGSDDRHYLLDLMRVTPRDANYNGPGSRFCILRPELITAFCHAEAGEKSSPGCESQEENPVASDSLGADNGDESVKLEENAESATTDSQLQDAVDGEKQNIDECGCHFNGKDATKEILFNPNVFTEFKLSGNPEEIAADEENVRKASLYLKDVALPKFIHDLCTLEVSPMDGQTLTEALHAHGINVRYIGRVAEGTRHMPHLWDLCSNEVIVRSAKHVIKDALRDTADHDIGHAASHYLNCFAGKVQGVSAKGVANSTHTKNHKKGQSAHHASGKSSKAQAKSKSGDYMKKKQSLFLSFTSDSLWADIQEFAKLKYQFELPEDARNQVKKFSVIRNLCQKVGLTITARKYDFGAATPFQVSDILNMQPVVKYFIPISSEAKDLVEKGKVQLSEGMLSEAYVLFSEAFTILQQVTGPMHREVANCCRYLAMVLYHAGDMAGAILQQHKELIINERCLGLGHPDTAHSYGNMALFYHGLNQTELALRHMSRALLLLSLSSGPDHPDVAATFINVAMMYQDIGKMDTALRYLQEALKKNERLLGEEHIQTAVCYHALAIAFNCMGAFKLCHQHEKKTYDILLKQLGEDDSRTKDSQNWMNTFKMRELQANAQKQKGQALDPTSAQKAIDMIKAHPDLLQAFQAAAVAGSSSNTSVVGKKSLNGARGLDERAKKKAAAKALLVSRHGSPAQASLPTSNIINPGAPPPPEVAVNEATNGGKKESDESSNGVLGHEAKPGQQDQAPVGLGTGLAALDAKKRKTKSKGKVKAEISN; from the exons ATGGCGGGAAAGTCGAATAGGGGAAAGAACTGTAAAGGGTTGCAGCAGAGTGCTGAGAATCCATCAGAACCGCCCATCTCTTCGGGTGCTCCCATAAATGGTAGCTCCCCTGCTTCAGAGGCCAATGGAGATAAAAGCTTGAGTGAATCATTAGAAACAAAGCCGGAGGTGAAGGAACAGGATAACACATCAGAGCAGCATCAAACGAAGCAAG ATGAGGTTCACCTATATCCTGTTCCTGTGAAAACACAAGGAGGAGAGAAGCTGGAGCTGCAG TTAAGCCCTGGAGATTCTGTAATGGATGTAAGGCAGTTTCTTCTTGATGCCCCAGAGACATGTTTTATGACTTGCTATGACTTGTTACTGCACACAAAGGAAGGTTCTGTTCACCATCTAGAAGATTACAACGAGATCTCCGAGGTTGCTGATATTACTTCCGGGAGCTGCTTCTTGGAAATGGTTGCTG CATTATATGATGATCGATCCATCAGAGCTCATGTTCATCGAACAAGAGACCTACTTTCTCTTTTGACCTTACATTCTTCGTTATCGACAACACTTGCACTACAACATGAAACAGGTCGAAACACAGCTAATAATAAAGCAG ATACTGTGAAAGCTGAAGTGCCAGAACTTGATAATTTGGATTTTATGGAGAACGTTACCAGTTCACTTACTAGTTTGCTGTCATCTCCTTCCAAAGAGATCAAATGTGTTGAAAGTATTgttttctcttcatttaatcCACCTCCAAGCTACAGAAG GCTTTCTGGAGACTTGATTTATTTGGACGTGGTGATACTGGAAGGAAATAAATATTGCATTACAGGAACAACAAAAAGTTTCTATGTTAACTCCAGCGCTGAGAATATTCTTGACTCAAGGCCAAACAGAGCTGCTTCAGAAGCTACAACCCTTGTTGGTCTTTTGCAAAAGATTAGTCCTAAGTTCAAAAAAG CTTTCCGtgaaatcttggagagaaaggcCTTGGCACATCCCTTTGAGAATGTTCAGTCTCTGTTGCCACCACATACATGGCTTGGCCTGTATCCTGTCCCTG AACACAAACGTGATGCAGCCAGAGCAGAAAACTCTCTGACACTTTCTTTTGGAAGTGAGTTGATCGGCATGCAGAGAGATTGGAATGAAGAGCTGCAGGCTTGCCGGGAGTTCCCCCATGCAACCCATCAGGAGAG GATCCTGAGAGATAGAGCTCTTTACAAAGTTACTTCTGATTTTGTTGATGCGGCAACTAGCGGTGCTATTGGAGTGATTAGCAGATGCATTCCACCTATTAATCCAACAGATCCGGAATGCTTTCATAT GTATGTACACAACAACATATTCTTCAGTTTTGCTATTGATGCGGACCTTGAGGAGTTGGCCCAAAGGCGGCCGTCAGAAGAGCTCCGTAAAGCTGAAAGCACAGCCCAATGTCAGACTTATTCTGATAAAAATGAAGAGATTCTATCACAAGCAGCATTGAGTGAATCAACTGTGGGTGGATCTGTTCCACATGCAGGAACTGTAAATGGCACTGAGGCATCCCCTGATGTGCCTGCAGAGACTCCTTTGGCTGAAAGTGAGCAAGCCACATATGCAAGTGCTAATAATGATTTAAAAGGCACAAAGGCCTTCCAGGAAGCTAATGTTCCTGGGTTATACAGTCTTGCTATGGCCATTATTGATTACAGAGGTCACAGGGTGGTAGCACAG AGTGTTTTGCCCGGAATTCTCCAAGGTGATAAATCAGACTCCCTTCTATATGGTTCTGTTGACAATGGCAAGACAATTTGCTGGAGTGAAGATTTTCATACCAAG GTTCTGGAAGCTTCTAAACGACTGCATCTGAAGGAACACACTGTACTTGATGGGTCTGGTAATGCTGTCAAGCTAGCTGCTCCAGTTGAGTGTAAGGGCATTGTTGGCAGTGATGACAG GCACTACCTTCTGGATTTGATGAGGGTCACTCCCCGTGATGCAAACTACAATGGACCTGGTTCCAGATTTTGTATTTTGAGGCCTGAACTTATAACTGCTTTTTGCCAT GCTGAGGCAGGTGAGAAGTCAAGCCCTGGGTGTGAATCGCAAGAAGAGAATCCTGTTGCTTCTGATTCTTTGGGTGCCGATAATGGTGACGAATCTGTGAAATTGGAGGAAAATGCTGAATCAGCAACAACTGATTCACAGTTACAG GATGCCGTAGATGGTGAAAAGCAGAATATTGACGAATGTGGTTGTCACTTCAATGGAAAAGATGCAACCAAGGAGATTCTGTTCAATCCTAATGTCTTTACTGAATTCAAGCTATCTGGGAATCCAGAG GAGATAGCTGCAGACGAAGAAAATGTGCGAAAAGCAAGTTTATATCTAAAAGATGTTGCCTTGCCTAAATTCATACATGATCTTTGCACCCTTGAAGTTTCACCTATGGATGGACAAACTTTGACAGAAGCACTTCATGCACATGGCATTAATGTTCGGTATATCGGACGG GTAGCTGAGGGGACCAGGCATATGCCTCATTTGTGGGATCTTTGTTCCAATGAGGTCATCGTCAGATCTGCTAAGCATGTTATTAAG GATGCTTTAAGAGACACAGCAGATCATGATATCGGGCATGCTGCGTCACATTATTTGAACTGTTTTGCTGGAAAAGTTCAGGGTGTGTCTGCCAAAGGTGTTGCAAACAGTACACACACCAAAAACCACAAAAAG GGTCAATCAGCTCATCATGCTTCAGGAAAATCTTCCAAAGCACAAGCTAAGTCAAAAAGTGGAGACTATATGAAAAAAAAGCAGTCCTTGTTTTTGAGCTTTACCTCGGATAGTTTATGGGCTGACATTCAGGAATTTGCAAAACTCAAGTACCAG TTTGAGTTACCGGAGGATGCAAGGAACCAGGTGAAGAAATTTTCAGTAATACGAAATCTTTGCCAAAAG GTTGGATTGACCATTACTGCTCGCAAGTATGATTTTGGTGCTGCCACACCTTTCCAAGTTTCAGATATACTGAATATGCAACCGGtggtaaaatattttattccaaTCAGTTCAGAAGCCAAAGATCTGGTTGAAAAGGGCAAAGTTCAATTGTCAGAG GGAATGCTTAGCGAGGCATATGTGCTATTTTCGGAGGCTTTCACAATTCTTCAGCAG GTGACGGGTCCAATGCATCGAGAAGTTGCAAATTGTTGCAG ATACTTAGCCATGGTCTTGTATCACGCTGGAGACATGGCTGGAGCGATACTGCAACAGCACAAGGAACTTATAATAAATGAACGCTGCCTTGGATTAGGCCACCCTGATACTGCTCACAG TTACGGGAACATGGCTCTCTTTTACCATGGTCTGAACCAAACAGAGCTTGCATTGCGCCATATGTCACGGGCATTGCTTCTTTTAAGTTTGTCATCTGGACCAGATCACCCTGATGTTGCTGCTACATTCATAAATGTCGCCATGATGTACCAAGATATCGGGAAAATGGATACAGCCCTTAGATACTTGCAAGAAGCGCTGAAAAAGAATGAACGACTGCTAGGAGAGGAACATATTCAGACTGCTGTGTGTTATCATGCTTTGGCAATTGCATTCAACTGTATGGGAGCATTTAAGCTTTGTCACCAG CACGAAAAGAAAACATATGATATTCTTCTCAAACAACTTGGTGAGGACGACTCTAGGACGAAGGACTCTCAGAACTGGATGAATACTTTCAAAATGCGTGAACTGCAA GCTAATGCGCAAAAGCAGAAAGGACAGGCTTTGGATCCAACTTCTGCACAGAAGGCTATTGATATGATTAAG GCACATCCAGACCTATTACAAGCATTTCAAGCAGCTGCAGTTGCTGGGAGTTCTAGTAATACTAGTGTTGTTGGAAAGAAATCTTTAAATGGTGCGAGGGGTTTGGATGAAAGAGCGAAGAAGAAAGCAGCAGCAAAGGCTCTTTTAGTAAGTAGGCATGGTAGTCCTGCACAGGCTTCACTGCCAACCTCTAACATCATAAACCCAGGAGCGCCTCCTCCTCCTGAGGTTGCCGTAAACGAGGCCACTAATGGAGGGAAGAAAGAATCTGACGAATCCTCAAATGGAGTGCTAGGTCATGAAGCCAAGCCAGGTCAGCAAGATCAGGCTCCGGTTGGATTAGGCACGGGATTGGCTGCTTTAGACGCCAAGAAGCGGAAAACAAAATCCAAAGGGAAAGTGAAAGCCGAGATATCTAACTGA